The Methanobrevibacter sp. V74 genome includes the window CATTTAAGAATTTTGAGTATTTGTTGGATCCTACTTTAGAACCAGAAGCGACCATACCTCCAGGAAATGGAGTAATTACGCCTTCAACTTTAGAAATAGCTTCAACTGCTGCTTGAGCTGCGGCTACACCAATCATTTGTTCGGTCGCTAAGATAAAGAAGTTTCCTCCAGCCACACCATTTTTGTATCCGAAGTCAGATTCTACTAAGAAGTCGCCGGACATGATTGGAATGGAGAACACTTTTCTTCCATCAATTTCTAATTCTTCTTCAAAACCGTCCCCGAAGAATTTTAATTTTGCACCGGTGTTTAAAGTATCTCCAGATTCTAAACAGTTGAATGCTGCTGCGGTTGGAGCGGTTAAAATACACATTCCTATTCTTTCCATTAATTCATGATCTAGTGCTTTTTTACCACCTTGACAAATCATTATAACATAACCAGGTCTTCCATCGGGAGTGTTTTCTGCCGGTACAAAGCAGTCAATACCTGCTTCAGCAGGACATCCAATAACAGAAGTTCCGTAACCGGTAGCTTCAGTTGCTGCAATTTTTGCTAATTCTTCAGTTTCTGCAGTAACTAAAATTCTAGTTACTTTGATTCCAAAACCTTCTGCATAAGTATCTTTAAT containing:
- the fhcD gene encoding formylmethanofuran--tetrahydromethanopterin N-formyltransferase, which translates into the protein MEINGVEIKDTYAEGFGIKVTRILVTAETEELAKIAATEATGYGTSVIGCPAEAGIDCFVPAENTPDGRPGYVIMICQGGKKALDHELMERIGMCILTAPTAAAFNCLESGDTLNTGAKLKFFGDGFEEELEIDGRKVFSIPIMSGDFLVESDFGYKNGVAGGNFFILATEQMIGVAAAQAAVEAISKVEGVITPFPGGMVASGSKVGSNKYSKFLNASTNEKMCVTLKDKVDSDIREDANGVFEIVIDGVDEESVKAAMKAGIEAACAVEGVLEISAGNFDGKLGSAIMHLHELF